In Ostrinia nubilalis chromosome 10, ilOstNubi1.1, whole genome shotgun sequence, a single genomic region encodes these proteins:
- the LOC135075669 gene encoding myosin heavy chain, muscle isoform X35, with product MPKPVVQDGEDPDPTPYLFVSLEQKRIDQSKPYDGKKACWVPDEKEGFLQGEIKATKGDLVTVNLPGGETKDFKKDLVGQVNPPKYEKCEDMSNLTYLNDASVLYNLKQRYYHKLIYTYSGLFCVAINPYKRFPVYTFRCAKLYRGKRRSEVPPHIFAISDGAYVNMLTNHENQSMLITGESGAGKTENTKKVIAYFATVGASQKKDPNAEKKGSLEDQVVQTNPVLEAFGNAKTVRNDNSSRFGKFIRIHFGPSGKLAGADIETYLLEKARVISQQALERSYHIFYQMMSGSVPGLKEMCLLSNDIYDYYIVSQGKTTIPNVDDGEECTLTDQAFDILGFTQEEKDNVYKITAAVMHMGCMKFKQRGREEQAEADGTEDGERVAKLLGVDCQDLYKNLLKPRIKVGNEFVTQGRNKDQVTNSVGALCKGIFDRLFKWLVKKCNETLDTKQKRQHFIGVLDIAGFEIFDYNGFEQLCINFTNEKLQQFFNHHMFVLEQEEYKKEGINWTFIDFGMDLLACIDLIEKPMGILSILEEESMFPKATDLTFVEKLNNNHLGKSAPYLKPKPPKPGCQAAHFAIGHYAGNVGYNITGWLEKNKDPLNDTVVDQFKKGQNALIKEIFADHPGQSGDAGGAAGGKGGRGKKGGGFATVSSAYKEQLNNLMTTLRSTQPHFVRCIIPNELKQPGLIDSHLVMHQLTCNGVLEGIRICRKGFPNRMVYPDFKLRYKILAPQAVDKESDPKKIAQVILDATGLDVESYRLGHTKVFFRAGVLGQMEELRDDRLSKIVSWLQAYIRGYLSRKEYKKLQEQRLALQVVQRNLRKYLQLRTWPWWKLWQKVKPLLNVTRVEDEIAKLEEKAAKAQEAFEKEEKLRKELEVLNAKLLEEKTALLSNLEGEKGSLSETQERAAKLQAQKTDLENQLRDTQDRLTQEEDARNQLFQAKKKLEQEVSGLKKDVEDLELSVQKSEQDKATKDHQIRNLNDEIAHQDELINKLNKEKKMQGESNQKTGEELQAAEDKVNHLNKVKQKLEQTLDELEDSLEREKKLRADVEKQRRKVEGDLKLTQEAVADLERNKKELEQTIQRKDKEISSLTAKLEDEQSLVSKLQKQIKELQARIEELEEEVESERQARAKAEKQRADLARELEELGERLEEAGGATSAQIELNKKREAELSKLRRDLEEANIQHESTLANLRKKHNDAVAEMGEQLDQLNKLKAKAEHDRASCYNELNNTRAAVDQVAREKAAQEKIVKQLQHSLNEVQNKADEANRTLNDLDAAKKKLSIENSDLLRQLEEAESQVSQLSKIKVSLTTQLEDTKRLADEEARERATLLGKFRNLEHDLDNIREQVEEEAEGKADLQRQLSKANAEAQLWRSKYESEGVARSEELEEAKRKLQARLAEAEETIESLNQKVVALEKTKQRLATEVEDLQLEVDRATAIANAAEKKQKAFDKIIGEWKLKVDDLAAELDASQKECRNYSTELFRLKGAYEEGQEQLEAVRRENKNLADEVKDLLDQIGEGGRNIHEIEKARKRLEAEKDELQAALEEAESALEQEENKVLRAQLELSQVRQEIDRRIQEKEEEFENTRKNHQRALDSMQASLEAEAKGKAEALRMKKKLEADINELEIALDHANKANAEAQKNIKRYQAQIKDLQTALEEEQRARDDAREQLGISERRANALQNELEESRTLLEQADRARRQAEQELGDAHEQLNELSAQNGSLSAAKRKLESELQTLHSDLDELLNEAKNSEEKAKKAMVDAARLADELRAEQEHAQTQEKLRKALEQQIKELQVRLDEAEANALKGGKKAIQKLEQRVRELENELDGEQRRHADAQKNLRKAERRIKELTFQAEEDRKNHERMQDLVDKLQQKIKTYKRQIEEAEEIAALNLAKFRKAQQELEEAEERADLAEQAISKFRGKGRAGSAARGVSPAPHRSRPALADGFGTFPPRFDLAPEDF from the exons ATGCCGAAGCCAGTGGTCCAAGATGGAGAGGACCCCGATCCGACCCCATACCTGTTTGTATCTCTAGAACAGAAGCGTATCGACCAGAGCAAGCCTTACGATGGCAAGAAAGCATGCTGGGTGCCGGACGAAAAGGAGGGCTTCCTGCAGGGAGAAATTAAAGCCACCAAGGGCGACCTGGTGACTGTCAACCTACCTGGAGGCGAG ACCAAAGACTTCAAGAAGGATCTTGTAGGTCAAGTCAACCCACCTAAGTACGAGAAATGCGAGGACATGTCCAACTTGACATACCTCAACgacgcttcagttttgtataaCTTGAAGCAGAGATATTACCATAAGCTTATCTAC ACGTACTCGGGTCTCTTCTGTGTGGCTATCAACCCTTACAAGAGATTCCCCGTGTACACGTTCCGATGTGCCAAGCTGTACCGAGGCAAGCGTCGTTCGGAAGTACCCCCCCACATTTTCGCCATTTCCGACGGCGCTTACGTCAACATGTTGACCAACCACGAGAATCAATCTATGTTGATTAC CGGTGAGTCTGGTGCCGGAAAGACTGAGAACACGAAGAAGGTAATTGCGTACTTCGCCACCGTGGGTGCTTCCCAGAAGAAGGACCCCAACGCGGAGAAGAAGGGATCCCTGGAAGACCAGGTCGTACAAACTAACCCTGTGCTTGAAGCCTTCGGTAACGCCAAGACTGTGCGTAACGACAACTCCTCCCGTTTC GGTAAATTCATCCGTATCCACTTCGGCCCCTCTGGTAAACTGGCTGGTGCTGACATTGAGACCT ATCTGCTTGAGAAGGCCCGTGTCATCTCCCAACAGGCCCTTGAGCGTTCCTACCACATCTTCTACCAGATGATGTCTGGCTCCGTCCCCGGACTTAAGG AGATGTGTTTGCTGTCAAACGACATCTATGACTATTACATCGTATCGCAAGGAAAAACTACCATCCCCAACGTAGACGATGGCGAGGAATGTACCTTGACCGAC CAAGCCTTCGACATTCTGGGTTTCACCCAGGAAGAGAAGGACAACGTATACAAGATCACCGCCGCTGTCATGCACATGGGTTGCATGAAGTTCAAGCAGAGGGGTCGCGAGGAACAGGCTGAGGCTGACGGTACCGAG GACGGTGAGAGGGTCGCCAAGCTCCTCGGTGTCGACTGCCAGGACTTGTACAAGAACTTGTTGAAGCCCCGCATCAAGGTCGGAAACGAGTTCGTGACCCAGGGTCGTAACAAGGACCAGGTCACCAACTCCGTCGGTGCCCTTTGCAAGGGTATATTCGACAGGCTGTTCAAGTGGCTGGTGAAGAAGTGTAACGAGACCCTAGACACCAAGCAGAAGAGGCAGCACTTCATCGGTGTACTGGATATTGCCGGTTTCGAAATCTTCGAC TACAACGGATTCGAGCAACTCTGCATTAACTTCACCAATGAGAAGCTGCAGCAGTTCTTTAACCACCACATGTTCGTACTCGAGCAAGAAGAGTACAAAAAGGAGGGCATCAACTGGACCTTCATCGATTTCGGAATGGACTTGCTCGCTTGTATCGATCTTATCGAGAAG CCTATGGGTATCCTCTCCATCCTTGAGGAAGAGTCTATGTTCCCGAAAGCCACCGATCTAACCTTCGTTGAGAAGTTGAACAACAACCACTTGGGCAAGTCTGCTCCTTACCTGAAGCCCAAGCCCCCCAAGCCCGGTTGCCAGGCCGCTCACTTCGCCATTGGTCACTACGCCGGTAAC GTCGGCTACAACATCACTGGATGGCTTGAGAAGAACAAGGACCCCCTTAACGACACCGTCGTCGACCAGTTCAAGAAGGGTCAGAACGCGCTGATCAAGGAGATCTTTGCTGACCACCCTGGTCAGTCTGGTGACGCTGGTGGCGCCGCTGGTGGCAAGG GCGGTCGCGGTAAGAAGGGCGGTGGTTTCGCTACTGTCTCCTCCGCTTACAAG GAACAACTTAACAACTTGATGACAACTCTGAGGTCTACTCAGCCTCACTTCGTGCGTTGTATCATTCCCAACGAGTTGAAACAGCCTG GTCTCATCGACTCTCACCTTGTGATGCACCAGCTGACCTGTAACGGTGTGCTTGAGGGTATCCGTATTTGCCGTAAAGGTTTCCCCAACAGGATGGTCTACCCTGACTTCAAGCTCCG CTACAAGATCCTCGCCCCTCAAGCCGTCGACAAGGAAAGTGACCCTAAGAAAATCGCCCAAGTTATCCTGGACGCTACGGGTTTGGATGTCGAGTCCTACCGTCTCGGTCACACCAAG GTGTTCTTCCGCGCTGGTGTCCTGGGTCAGATGGAGGAGCTGCGTGACGACAGGCTGTCCAAGATCGTATCTTGGCTCCAGGCCTACATCCGTGGTTATCTGTCCCGTAAGGAGTACAAGAAGCTGCAGGAACAGAG ATTGGCTCTCCAAGTTGTCCAGCGCAACTTGCGCAAGTACCTGCAACTCCGCACCTGGCCCTGGTGGAAGTTGTGGCAGAAGGTCAAGCCTCTCCTCAACGTCACCCGTGTCGAGGATGAGATCGCG AAACTGGAGGAGAAGGCAGCGAAGGCCCAGGAGGCTTTCGAGAAGGAGGAGAAACTCCGCAAGGAGCTTGAGGTGCTCAACGCCAAGCTGCTTGAGGAGAAGACCGCTCTGCTGTCCAACCTCGAGGGCGAGAAGGGATCGCTGTCCGAGACCCAGGAGCGTGCCGCCAAGCTCCAGGCGCAGAAGACCGACCTCGAGAACCAACTTAGG GACACCCAGGACCGCCTGACCCAGGAGGAGGATGCCCGCAACCAGCTCTTCCAAGCCAAGAAGAAGTTGGAGCAGGAAGTCTCTGGCCTGAAGAAGGATGTCGAGGACCTCGAACTGTCCGTCCAGAAGTCCGAGCAGGACAAGGCCACCAAGGACCACCAGATCCGCAACTTGAACGACGAGATCGCCCACCAGGACGAGCTCATCAACAAGTTGAACAAGGAGAAGAAGATGCAGGGCGAGTCCAACCAGAAGACCGGCGAGGAGCTCCAGGCCGCCGAAGACAAGGTCAACCACCTCAACAAGGTCAAGCAGAAGCTCGAGCAAACCCTCGACGAGCTCGAGGACTCTCTTGAGCGCGAGAAGAAGCTGCGCGCCGACGTTGAGAAGCAGAGGAGGAAGGTCGAGGGAGACCTCAAGCTCACCCAGGAGGCCGTCGCCGACCTCGAGCGCAACAAGAAGGAACTGGAGCAGACCATCCAGCGCAAGGACAAGGAGATCTCGTCGCTCACCGCCAAGCTGGAGGACGAGCAGTCCCTTGTCAGCAAGCTGCAGAAACAGATCAAGGAACTGCAGGCCCGCATCGAAGAGTTGGAGGAGGAGGTCGAGTCCGAGCGCCAGGCCCGCGCTAAGGCTGAGAAGCAGCGCGCCGACCTCGCCCGCGAGCTCGAGGAGCTGGGTGAGCGCCTTGAGGAAGCCGGCGGTGCCACCTCCGCTCAGATCGAGCTGAACAAGAAGCGCGAGGCTGAGCTGAGCAAGCTGCGCCGCGACCTCGAGGAGGCCAACATCCAGCACGAGTCCACCCTCGCCAACCTCCGCAAGAAGCACAACGATGCCGTCGCCGAGATGGGCGAGCAGCTCGACCAGCTCAACAAGCTCAAGGCCAA GGCTGAGCACGACCGTGCATCTTGCTACAACGAGCTTAACAACACGCGCGCCGCTGTCGATCAAGTGGCAAGGGAAAAG GCTGCCCAAGAGAAGATCGTCAAGCAGCTCCAGCACTCTCTCAACGAGGTCCAGAACAAGGCTGATGAAGCCAACCGCACCCTCAACGACCTGGACGCCGCCAAGAAGAAGCTGTCCATTGAGAACTCCGACCTCCTCCGCCAACTGGAGGAGGCTGAGTCCCAGGTTTCGCAGCTGTCCAAGATCAAGGTCTCGCTCACCACCCAATTGGAAGACACCAAGAGGTTGGCCGACGAAGAGGCTAGG GAACGCGCTACACTTCTTGGCAAGTTCCGCAACCTCGAACACGACTTGGACAACATCCGCGAACAGGTCGAAGAGGAGGCTGAAGGCAAGGCTGACCTGCAGCGCCAGCTGTCCAAGGCCAACGCCGAGGCCCAGCTGTGGCGCTCCAAGTACGAGTCCGAGGGCGTCGCCCGCTCCGAGGAACTCGAGGAGGCCAAGCGCAAGCTCCAGGCCCGTCTCGCCGAAGCCGAGGAGACCATCGAATCCCTCAACCAGAAGGTCGTTGCCCTCGAGAAGACCAAGCAGCGCCTCGCCACCGAGGTCGAGGACCTGCAGCTCGAGGTCGACCGTGCCACCGCCATCGCCAACGCCGCCGAGAAGAAACAGAAGGCCTTCGACAAGATCATCGGAGAATGGAAGCTCAAGGTCGACGACCTCGCCGCCGAGCTCGACGCCAGCCAGAAGGAATGCCGCAACTACTCCACCGAATTGTTCCGCCTCAAGGGTGCCTACGAGGAAGGCCAGGAGCAGCTCGAGGCCGTCCGCCGCGAGAACAAGAACCTCGCCGACGAAGTCAAGGACTTGCTCGACCAGATCGGCGAAGGTGGCCGCAACATCCACGAGATCGAGAAGGCCAGGAAGCGTCTCGAGGCCGAAAAGGACGAGCTCCAGGCCGCCCTCGAGGAGGCTGAGTCTGCCCTCGAACAGGAGGAGAACAAGGTCCTGCGCGCTCAGCTCGAGCTGTCCCAGGTCAGACAGGAGATCGACAGGCGTATCCAGGAGAAGGAGGAGGAATTCGAGAACACCCGCAAGAACCACCAGCGCGCTCTCGACTCCATGCAGGCTTCCCTCGAAGCCGAGGCTAAGGGCAAGGCTGAGGCCCTGCGCATGAAGAAGAAGCTTGAGGCCGACATCAACGAGCTCGAGATTGCCCTCGACCACGCCAACAAGGCTAACGCTGAGGCCCAGAAGAACATCAAGCGCTACCAGGCCCAGATCAAGGACCTCCAGACCGCCCTCGAGGAGGAACAGCGCGCCCGCGACGACGCCCGCGAACAGCTCGGCATCTCGGAACGCCGCGCCAACGCTCTCCAGAACGAGCTGGAAGAGTCCCGCACACTCCTGGAACAGGCCGACCGTGCCCGCCGCCAGGCCGAACAGGAACTTGGCGACGCTCACGAACAGCTCAACGAACTGTCCGCCCAGAACGGTTCCCTGTCCGCTGCCAAGAGGAAACTCGAGTCCGAGCTGCAGACCCTGCACTCCGACCTCGACGAGCTCCTCAACGAGGCTAAGAACTCCGAGGAGAAGGCCAAGAAGGCGATGGTTGACGCCGCCCGCCTCGCCGACGAGCTCCGCGCTGAGCAGGAGCACGCCCAGACACAGGAGAAACTCCGCAAGGCCCTGGAGCAACAGATCAAGGAACTGCAGGTCAGGCTGGACGAGGCCGAGGCCAACGCGCTCAAGGGAGGCAAGAAGGCCATCCAGAAGCTCGAACAGAGGGTACGAGAGCTCGAGAACGAGCTTGACGGTGAACAGAGGAGACACGCCGACGCACAGAAGAACCTGCGCAAGGCCGAGAGGCGCATCAAGGAGCTCACGTTCCAGGCCGAGGAGGACCGCAAGAACCACGAACGCATGCAGGACCTCGTCGACAAACTGCAACAGAAGATCAAGACCTACAAGAGGCAGATCGAAGAAGCAGAAGAAATCGCCGCCCTCAACTTGGCTAAGTTCCGCAAGGCACAGCAGGAGTTGGAGGAGGCCGAGGAGAGGGCAGACCTCGCCGAACAGGCTATCAGCAAATTCCGTGGCAAGGGACGTGCAGGATCTGCCGCGAGAGGAGTCAGTCCGGCG CCCCATCGCTCGCGCCCTGCCCTGGCTGATGGCTTCGGCACCTTCCCACCTAGGTTCGACCTGGCGCCCGAGGATTTCTAA